A portion of the Hymenobacter gelipurpurascens genome contains these proteins:
- the rpsG gene encoding 30S ribosomal protein S7: MRKSKPKKRILLPDPKFKETLVTRFVNYMMYDGKKNLAYTIFYDACELVEQRTKESGVEMWRKALNNVMPTVEVKSRRVGGATFQVPTEVRPDRRIAVGSKWLIQYARRRGEKTMKDKLAGEIIAAAKGEGAAVKKKDDTHRMAEANKAFSHFRF; encoded by the coding sequence ATGAGAAAGTCAAAACCAAAGAAGCGCATCCTCCTGCCCGACCCTAAATTCAAGGAGACGCTGGTTACCCGTTTCGTTAACTACATGATGTACGACGGGAAGAAAAACCTGGCCTACACCATTTTCTACGATGCTTGCGAGCTAGTAGAGCAGCGCACCAAAGAGAGCGGTGTAGAGATGTGGCGCAAGGCCCTGAACAACGTAATGCCAACTGTAGAAGTGAAGAGCCGCCGCGTAGGTGGTGCTACCTTCCAGGTGCCTACCGAAGTTCGCCCCGACCGTCGTATTGCTGTAGGTTCGAAGTGGTTGATCCAGTACGCTCGTCGTCGTGGTGAGAAAACCATGAAAGACAAGCTGGCTGGCGAAATCATTGCCGCTGCAAAAGGTGAAGGTGCTGCCGTTAAGAAAAAAGACGACACCCACCGGATGGCAGAAGCCAACAAGGCCTTCTCGCACTTCCGCTTCTAA
- the rpsL gene encoding 30S ribosomal protein S12, with the protein MPTINQLVRKGREKLTTKSKSPALDSCPQRRGVCTRVYTTTPKKPNSAMRKVARVRLTNGKEVNAYIPGEGHNLQEHSIVLIRGGRVKDLPGVRYHIIRGALDTAGVNGRTQRRSKYGAKRPKPGQPAAAGKGGKPAPGKKK; encoded by the coding sequence ATGCCTACTATCAACCAGTTAGTACGAAAAGGCCGCGAGAAGCTGACGACGAAGTCGAAGTCGCCCGCCCTTGATTCGTGCCCGCAGCGCCGTGGCGTTTGCACCCGTGTGTATACCACCACGCCTAAGAAGCCGAACTCGGCTATGCGTAAAGTTGCCCGCGTGCGTCTCACCAACGGCAAAGAAGTTAACGCCTACATCCCGGGTGAAGGCCACAACCTGCAGGAGCACAGCATCGTGCTGATCCGTGGTGGCCGTGTGAAAGACCTTCCCGGTGTGCGTTACCACATCATTCGTGGTGCTTTGGATACTGCCGGTGTAAACGGTCGTACCCAGCGTCGCTCGAAGTATGGCGCTAAGCGTCCGAAGCCAGGCCAGCCAGCAGCAGCTGGTAAGGGCGGCAAACCAGCACCCGGCAAGAAAAAGTAA
- a CDS encoding DUF3467 domain-containing protein: MNQPNQPSDPNAPQQPQDPNAISIELSEEIAEGQYANLAMIAHSSSEFVVDFIRLMPGLPKAKVKARIVITPEHAKRLVAALSENIEKYEQAYGPIKVQPDAQGYPMGFGKMGEA, translated from the coding sequence ATGAACCAGCCCAACCAACCTTCCGACCCCAACGCCCCACAGCAGCCACAGGACCCAAATGCCATCAGCATTGAGCTATCGGAGGAAATAGCCGAAGGGCAGTACGCCAACCTGGCGATGATAGCGCACAGCAGCAGCGAGTTTGTGGTAGACTTTATCCGGCTGATGCCAGGTCTCCCGAAAGCCAAGGTGAAAGCGCGTATTGTGATTACACCCGAGCACGCCAAGCGTTTGGTTGCGGCCTTGTCGGAGAATATTGAGAAGTACGAACAGGCTTACGGACCTATTAAAGTGCAGCCAGATGCCCAAGGTTACCCGATGGGTTTTGGAAAAATGGGAGAGGCCTAG